Genomic segment of Candidatus Omnitrophota bacterium:
CAGGATAAAGGCCGCGGTTCAGGCGCTCGGCTATCCGGCAGGCGCGGTATCTATAATAATAATACAGCTGGCGACATTATATAAGAACGGGCAGCCGGTGAAGATGTCCACGCGGGCCGGCGAGTATATAACTTTACGGGAGGTCCTCGATGAAGTCGGGAAGGACGCGGCGCGTTTCTTCTTCCTGATGAGGAAGGCGAACGCGCACCTCGATTTCGACCTCGAGCTCGCGAAGAAGCAGACGCCCGAGAACCCTGTCTATTATGTCCAGTACGCGCACGCGAGGATATGCAGCTTGCTCGCCTTGTCGAAATTACCGGAGGGCGATATCGCGGGCGCGGACCTCGAACTGCTCGGCGCGCCGGAGGAGTTGAATTTATTCAAAGAGTTGAGGCAGTTCCCGCAATCGGTGAAGCTTGCCGCGCAGGAGCTCGACCCTTACAGGATAATAACATACCTGCAGGAATTGGCGGCGTGCTTCCATAAATTCTACGAGGCGAACAAGGTCATCTCGGACGACGCGGAGCTCAGCCGCGCGAGGCTCTATCTCGTCTCATGCGTCAAGCAAACTCTCGCCAACGGCCTGACCCTGCTCGGAGTCTCCTGCCCGGCGAAGATGTAAATTTCGCAATACGGCCCCAAAATTATGTTCGAATCACTCAAATTATACAAGAACGAGGAGTTGAGCCTCGAGAAGGTGCACGGGCAGCTGGTCGAGCTGGGTTATGAGCGCCGGCCGAAGGTAGCCGAACAGGGGGACTTTGCCCAGCGCGGCGGGATCCTCGACATCTTCCCTGTGACCTTCGACGAGCCGGTGCGCCTCGAGTTCGACGCGGACAAGCTCGTCCATATAAAATCATTCGATATCGCCACCGGCACTTCTTTCCTGGACCACCAGATGGCGATCATCCTTCCGGCCAAAGGTATTGTGCCGCGAAAACTAAAGACCCGCCGCATCCCCGGCGTCGAGATCTCCGAAGACCTGCCGATAAGCAACTTCGTCGACATATCCCCGGGCGATCACGTCGTCCACGTAAAACACGGCATAGGCCGGTATAAAGGGATAGAGCGCGTAAAAGAGCCAAAGGGCGTCATCGATTATATCGTCATAGAATACGCCGAAGGCGCGAAACTTTTCGTCCCGATGCCGGAGATGAACCTCGTCCAGAAATATATAGGGTTCGAGGGCAGGCCTCCGAAACTATACAAACTCGGGACCAGGGCGTGGGCGCTGGCCAAGGCCCGCGCGCAAAAAGGCATCTATTCGCTCGCGTTGGAATACATCGAGATCCAGGCGAAGCGCGAGGCGTTGAAGGGTTTCGCCTTTTCGAAAGATACGGATTGGCAGGCGGAGCTCGAGAGGTCGTTCCAGTTCAAGGACACGCCGGCGCAGGCCAGGGCCGCGCAGGAGATAAAACGCGACATGGAAAGCCCGAAGCCGATGGACAGGCTCGTCTGCGGCGACGTGGGATACGGAAAGACCGAAGTCGCCCTGCGCGCCGCGTTCAAGGCCGTCACGGACAATAAGCAGGTCGCGATGCTCGTGCCCACGACCATCCTCGCCGAACAGCATTACGCGACATTCAAGGAGAGGATGAAGAAATACCCGGTGAATATCGAGATGCTCTCGCGTTTCAGGAGCGGGACAGAACAGGGCGCGATAATCGCCGGCGTAAAAGACGGCTCGGTCGACATTATAATAGGGACGCACCGGCTCCTCTCGCACGATGTCGCGTTCAGGGAGCTCGGCCTGGTAATAATCGACGAGGAACAGAGGTTCGGCGTAAAACACAAGGAGCGGCTGAAGAGGATGAGGCTCCTGGTCGATGTCCTGACGCTTACGGCCACGCCGATCCCGCGCACCCTTTATATGTCGCTTATGGGCATAAAGGATATGTCGGTGATCGACACCCCGCCCGAGAACAGGATACCGGTCGCGACGAAAGTCGCGGAATTCGACGAGCGGATAATAAAAGATGGGATAAAGCGCGAACTCAAACGCGGCGGCCA
This window contains:
- the mfd gene encoding transcription-repair coupling factor yields the protein MFESLKLYKNEELSLEKVHGQLVELGYERRPKVAEQGDFAQRGGILDIFPVTFDEPVRLEFDADKLVHIKSFDIATGTSFLDHQMAIILPAKGIVPRKLKTRRIPGVEISEDLPISNFVDISPGDHVVHVKHGIGRYKGIERVKEPKGVIDYIVIEYAEGAKLFVPMPEMNLVQKYIGFEGRPPKLYKLGTRAWALAKARAQKGIYSLALEYIEIQAKREALKGFAFSKDTDWQAELERSFQFKDTPAQARAAQEIKRDMESPKPMDRLVCGDVGYGKTEVALRAAFKAVTDNKQVAMLVPTTILAEQHYATFKERMKKYPVNIEMLSRFRSGTEQGAIIAGVKDGSVDIIIGTHRLLSHDVAFRELGLVIIDEEQRFGVKHKERLKRMRLLVDVLTLTATPIPRTLYMSLMGIKDMSVIDTPPENRIPVATKVAEFDERIIKDGIKRELKRGGQVFFVNNRIRGLNKLAERLREIVPGARVEEAHGQMPAHELENIMVGFINGRIDVLVSTAIIQSGIDIPNANTIFVNRADMFGLADLYQLRGRVGRYIVQAHSYFLYPKGWQLPKDAEARLKAIEEHTELGSGFKIAMEDLELRGAGNLLGTEQHGFIQAIGFDLYCRLLRSTIAGLRKGLPIRSRL